The genomic window CGATCTTTGACAATCTGTGAAGTCAGGCTACGGTTGCCCACGAAGCCCCGGCCTCCCGCTCCGATCTCCCTCGGACTACCGGCCACCTCGAACGAACGGGAACAACGGTGATCCTCCACTCGACGTCGCGCCGCGCGACCCAGGCCCGCGAGACCCCGGTCCGTGTCCTCCTCACCGGAGCGAACGGCGGCTACGGCCGCACCCTGCTCGACCAGCTGCGCCGGCTCGACGACATGGTCGCCACCCAGCTCGTCGACCCCGACGTCGCCGGGACGACCCGGATGCTCGACGAGCTCGGCGTCCCCGCCGACCGCGTCGCGACCCCCTCCACAGTCGCCGAGACGGCCGCCGCGCTCGCCGCCGGCCAGGTCGCCGTGATCGCCGACGGCGCCGCGGTCGACTGGAGCGCCGCCGACGTGCTCGTCGAGGCCACCGGGCGCATCGAGGCCGGCCACGGCTACGCCGACACCGCCCTCGACCACGGCGTGCACGTCGTCATGGTCAGCAAGGAGATCGAGTCCGTCGCCGGCGTCGCCCTCAGCGCCAAGGCCCGCGCCGCCGGCCTCCGCTACCTGCCGGGCGACGGCGACCAGCCCGCGAACCTGCTGCGCCTCGTCGCGTGGGTGCTCGACTGCGGCTTCGACATCGTCGCCCTCGGCAAGTCGAGCGAGTACGACCTCGCCTTCGACCCGGCCACCGGCGTCGTCGACCAGGCAGGCACCACGATCGACGCCCCCGGGCTCGCCGACCTGCTCGAGCTCGGCGACCGACCCCTCGACACGGTGGAGGCGCGGGCCGGCCAGGTGGCCTCGCTCAAGCGGTCCGCCGCGGCAGACCACTGCGAGATGACCGTGGTCTCGCTCTACACCGGAGCACACGCCGACGTCGAGGGCATGCACTACCCCGTGGCCCGGCCGCACGAGCTCGCCGACCTCTACGCCACCCGCGAGGACGGCGGCCTGATCGGCCGCACCGGCAGCGTCGACGTGTTCTCGATGCTCCGCCTGCCGGGCGAGGCCAGCTTCGCCGGCGGCGTCTTCGTCGTCGTCCGCACCGGCGACCCCGTCACGTGGGAGACCCTGCGCGGCAAGGGCCACGTCGTCAGCCGCGACGGCCGGTACGCCTGCATCTACTGGCCGTACCACTTCATGGGCGTCGAGACCCCGCTGACGATCGCGGCAGCCGTCGACGGCGGGTCGTCCGTCGCCGAGCCCCGGCAGCACACGGTGCTGGCCGCACGGTCGAGCTCGGCGCTCGCCGCGGGCACGACGTTCCGCGTCGAGGGGCACCACCACGAGATCGCCGGCGTCGCACCCGTGATCGTCGATCCCGACGACCACGGCGTCGCGCCGTACTACCTGCTCAGCGGCGCCCGGCTCGTGGCCGACGTCGCCCCGGGCGAGCTCGTGCGCCTCGACGACCTCGCCGACGTGCCCGCCGCCGCGCTGGCCGCGTACCGGACGGGCCTGGCCCTCGGGGCCTGACCCGCTCCTCCTTCCGTTCCTCAGCACCCACCCACCTCGCACAGGAGATCGACGACGATGCCCCTCAGCCCGACACCGCCCGCCCCCGCCCCGATCGAGGTGACCTCGTGAGCGTCGAGATCATCGCCCTGATCGTCCTGGTCGCCGTCTTCACGATCTCGGCCGTGCGCAACGTCCACATGGGCGCGCTCGCGCTCGTCGCCGCCCTCGTGGTGGGCGTGCTCGTCGTCGGCGAGAGCCTCGACGACGTGCTCGGCGGGTTCCCCGTCGACGCCCTGCTGATCCTGCTGGGCATCACCTACCTGTTCGGCATCGCCAGGGTCACGGGCACCATCGACTGGCTGGTCGACCGCTCGGTGCGCCTGATCGGCGACCGCGTCGCGCTCATCCCGTGGGCGATGTTCGTCATCGGCACGCTCGTCGCCTGCCTCGGCACCTCGCACGCCGCCTTCACGATCGTCCCGATCGCGATGAGCCTCGCGCACAAGCACAAGATCCACTCGACCATGATGGGCATCGTCATGAGCTCGGCCATCGTCGGCGGCGCGCTCGCCCCGACGAGCATCAACGGCATCACGGTCATGACCGTGGCGCGCACCGCGGGGATCCCGTACGACCCGGCGCTGATGTTCGGGCTGTCGATCGGCATCAACACGCTCGTCGTGCTGGTCGCGTTCTTCCTGTTCGGCGGACGCGAGCTGATCGCCAGGACGCGCGCCGCGGGTGCTGCTGCCGCTGCCGCGGGCGGCTCGGGTCGCTCGGGCTCGGGCTCGGGCTCGGGCTCGTCTCGTCGCCGCGCCGGCGGCCCCGGCATCGGAGGCTCCGGCCTCGCGACGACCGTCGCCACGAGCGAGGGCGCCGTGGGCGCACCCGCCACCAGCGCCGAGCGCGCGGACGCCGGTGCTGCCGGCTCGGCCGCCTCCTCGTCGGCGACCTCGACGGCCACCGCGACCGCCGCCTCCTCGACGGGTGCGGTCTCGCTCGACGCCGCCCCCTCGGACAAGCTCAGCGGCTACCAGCTGCTCGTGCTCGTCTCGATCCCGGTGCTGATCGTCGGCTTCTTCACGATCACGCTGCTCGACGTCGACCTGAACCTCGGCGCCGTCGCGCTGACCATCGCCGTGCTGCTCGCCTTCGTGAACCCCGACGTGGGTCGCCAGGCGCTCGGCCGCATCGACTGGGGCACGATCCTGCTGCTCGGCGGGATCATCACCTACGTGGGCGTCCTGACGCGTCTCGGCGCCATCGACCAGCTCGGCGAGGCCGCCCGCTCGGTCGACTCCCCGCTGCTCGCCGCCCTGGTCATCTGCGTGATCGCCGGGCTCGTGTCGGCCTTCGCGTCGACGATCGGCATCCTCGGAGCGCTCATCCCGCTCGCCGTGCCCCTGCTGATCCCCGGCGGAGGCCTCGAGATGACCGGCTTCATCTACGCGCTGGCGATCTCGGCCTCGCTGGTCGACTGCGCCCCGTTCGGCACGACGGGCGCGACGATCGTCGCCTCGGGAGTCGAGGAGGAGCGGCCGCGCCTCTACCGCCACCTCATGCTCTGGGGGCTCTCGATGGTGATCATCGGACCGGTCGTGACGCTGCTGCTGTTCGTGGTGCCCTTCCTCTGGGCGTAGCTCGGCGGGGCCGCCGTCGACCCTGACCCGACGCAAGAGCGACGAACCTCCGTGATCTTCCACGGAGGTTCGTCGCTCTCGCGTCGGTACCCGCACCTACTCGCCCTCGACCGCTGTGACCCGCCCTCGACGGAACGTGGTGCGTGCGGACCGTCAGCCGCAGGAGGCGCGGGTCAGGCCGCGGGGGACCCGCCCGTCACGGGACGCAGCAGCGCCGCGACGACGTCGCCCATCAGGTCGCCGGGCGCGACGTCGCCGGTGGCCGGCGCGTCGAAGGCCGAGCCGACCGAGATGGTGATGAGGAGGCGCGCCAGCTGGTCGGAGGAGAGCCCGGTCGCGTCCGGGGTGCGTCCCTGGAACACCTGCTCAACGAGGCCGCGCAGCGTGTCGAGCACGGCCCGCCGCTGCTCGACGAAGACCTCCATCACGCGGGGGTCGGCGAGCGCCTGCGAGCGGATCTCGGACATCAGGCTGAAGTCGTCGGCCGTGCCCGGCCCGTAGGGGGCGAACGCCGCACGGATCGTCGCGGGCAGGTCGGGCAGGTCGGTGCCGGGCACGCGCATCTCGTGCAGCGCCCGGAGCGCCCCGTCCGTCTCGCGCCGCAGCAGGGTCACCACGAGGTCGGCCTTGGAGTCGAAGTTCGAGTAGACCGCGCCCTTGCTGAACCCGGCTGCCCTGGCGACGTCGTCGAGGGTGGTCGTGTGGACGCCGTGCCGGGCGAAGAGCCGGCTCGCGGCCTCGATCAGGCGCTCGCGCACCTCCGCGCGCGGCGGGCGCTTGGTGGGGGCGCTCCCCGTCGTGGACATGCCGTCACCATAACGTCCGCACGACGGCTGTCGTCTGCGACGCGCAGGACGCCGACTCTTTGCATACTCGCAGGTATCGAGGCGCTACGATCGTCCTGCCTGGTGGACCCGAAGCACCAGGACCGACCGAGTGCGCGTCGAGCGAGGCCGCCCGAACGAGCCTCGCTCCGCGCGCTCGGTCCCCTCCTCCCGCTGTGGACGGAGGAGGCGCCTGTCCCTGTGCAGTTGTCCACAGGCCGGCCGTCGGCAAAAGTCCAGATCAGGGCCGTGTCCGTGAGTTACACCCGTGTAATTTCCACATCTCGATCCACAGTTCGCCGTAGTTATCCCCGGAAACGGTCCCTCACGACACAAGTTCTCCACACAGTTCTCCACAGGCTGTGGGGAGGCAGGCCTCGTGCGCCCGTCACCCCCGTGCTGGGTGTGCCGACCCCTCGCGTCCGGGCATGGGCGCTCGCTAGGCTCCCGACCGTGTACGTCCTCTTCACCGTGGCGATGTTCGCCGTCAGCCTCATCGCCCTCGTCGACATCGTGTCGCGCGACGACTCGCAGGTGCGCGGCTTGCCCAAGCTCGTGTGGGTGCTGCTCGTGATCTTCGTCCCGCTGCTCGGCAGCGCCCTCTGGTTCATCGTCGGCCACGACTGGAGCGCCGCCCGCGGGGGCGGGTCGTCCGGGGCGGGATCGCTCGGCGGGCTCTCGTTCGGGGACCCGCGCCGAGCGGAACGGCTCGGCTCCGGGGGCTCGCGCCGCGCCTCATCGTGGTCGTCGCAGCCGACCGCACCGCGGCAGAAGACGACCGAGGAGCAGCTCGCCGACCTCGACCGGGAGATCGAGTTCCACGAGCAGCAGGCTCGCCTGCGCGCCCTCGAGGTCGAGGTGGAGAAGCGCAAGCGCCTCGAGTGACTCCGGGCTCGGCCTGACGTGCCGCCGGGCTCGACCCGCGACGCGGCCTGACCAGGCGGCCGGCTCGACCGCGATCGGGCCTCAGTCGTAGACGCGCCCGAGCACCCACTGCCCTGCGTCGTCGCGCAGCACCTCGAACATGTGCGTCGTGCCGACGCCGTCGGTTGCCTGGAACCGCCAGCCCACGAACTGCTGCGGCGGGTGCGTGATCAGGGCGGGCACGAAGGCCGGCTCGTGCCACATCTCGGTCGGGGTGTCCGTCACGCGCCAGCGGGTGCCGTCGTGCACGAGCCGGTCGGGCGTGCCGTCGACGAACCAGAGCGCGACGGCCGACCGGGTGGTGGAGATGTTCATCGGGGCCGCCTCTCTCTCGAACACGTGTTCGAACAGGAGGCGAGTGTAGGCAGGCCGGATCGGCTCGCGCAACCGCCCCGGCGTGTCGCCAGCCGCGCCTTCTCGATGCCGGCCTCAGCGTGCCTCGAACCACGTTCCGAACCATGAACCGCGTTTTATCGCAGTTCATGGTTCGGAACTCGGTTCATGGTGTGAGGGGCCCGCTCACCGCGCGGGCGGGCAGCGTCAGCGGCGCGCGGGCAGCGCCCCGAGCGGCATCCCGAGCGCGGCCGCGACGCCCGGCGCGACTACCGCGCCCGCGACCACGTTGAGCCCGGCGGCCAGGGCCGGGTCCGCCGCCGTGGCCGCCTCCCACCCCTGGTCGGCCAGCGCCACGACGTACGGCAGGGTCGCGTTGGTCAGCGCCCGCGTCGACGTCTCCGGCACGGCGCCCGGCATGTTGGCGACGCAGTAGTAGACGGTGTCGTGCACAGCGAAGGTGGGGTCGTCGTGGGTGGTCGGGCGCGACCCCTCGAAGCAGCCGCCCTGGTCGATCGCGATGTCGACGAGCACGGCGCCCGGCTTCATCGTCGCGACCATCTCGTCCGTGACGAGCTTCGGCGCCGCCGCGCCCGGGATCAGCACGGAGCCGATCACGAGGTCCGCCTCGCGCACCTGCGCGGCGATCTCGAACGGCGACGAGTGCCGCGTGGCGACCCGGCCGTCGAACCGCGTCTCGAGCGCACGGAGGCGCGGCAGCGACAGGTCGACCACGGTCACGTCGGCGCCCAGGCCGAGCGCGTTCGCGGCCGCGTGCTCGCCGGCGACCCCGCCGCCGATCACGACGACCTTCGCGGAGGGCGTGCCGGGCACGCCGCCGAGCAGGGTGCCGCGACCGCCGGAGGCGCGCATCAGGTGGTACGCCCCGACGGTGATCGACAGGCGCCCTGCCACCTCGCTCATCGGCTGCAGCAGCGGCAGCGAGCGGTCGGGCAGCTGCACCGTCTCGTAGGCGATCGCGGTCGTGCCGGACGTGACCAGCGCCTCCGTCAGGGCCCTGTCGGCCGCGAGGTGCAGGTAGGTGAAGACGACCTGGTCGGCGCGCAGGTGCCGGTGCTCGGAGCTGATGGGCTCCTTGACCTTGAGCAGCAGGTCGGCACCGGACCAGACCTCGTCGGCGGTGTCGACGATCGTCGCGCCGACCGCGGCGAAGTCGTCGTCGTGGATGCGAGAGCCCAGGCCCGCGCCCGCCTGCACGAGCACCTCGTGGCCGCGACGCACCAGGGCGTCGGCCCCGGCAGGCGTGAGCGCCACCCGGTTCTCGTTGTTCTTGATCTCGGTGGGGACTCCGACGCGCAAGGCTGCTCCGATCTTCGTCAGGGGCGCCTCGTCGCGACCCTGCTCATCCAGTGTGACCCGATGCTGGCGATCGTTCGTTTCGGACCTGTTTCAACCGAAGGATCTTCTGCGAGGATGCCCCCATGGCTCCCTCCGACCCGAGAGAAGACGTCCCCGCAAGTGCAGGGCCGAACGATCTTCGCGCCTCCGGCCCGCTCGACGAGCTCGACCTGCGCCTCCTCGACGTGCTCGGCACTGACGCGCGCATCTCGAACGCGGCGCTCGCCGCAGCGGTCGGCATCGCGCCCTCGACGGCGCACGTGCGGCTGCGGTCGCTGATCGACCGCGGGGTCGTGACGGGGTTCCTGACGAGCATCGACCAGCGGAGCCTCGGGCTGCCGCTGCAGGCGATCGTCGGCGTGACGCTGCGGCCGGGGTCGCGCCAGGCGGCGATCACGGCCTTCTCGGAGGCGGTGCGGAGCCTGCCCCAGGTGCTGCAGGTGTTCTTCCTCGGCGGGCACGACGACTTCATCGTGCACATCGCCGTCGCCGACTCGAGCGAGATTCGCACCTTCGTGGTCGACCACCTCTCGGCCCAGCCGTCGGTCGCCTCGACCCGCACGAGCATCGTGTTCGACTACCACCGCAACGGGGTCGCGGCTTCGTTCCGCTGAGGTCGGGCACGAGGAGGCGCGGGTCACGACCCGGCAGGAGGCGCGGGTCACGACCCGGCAGGAGGCGCGGGTCACGGTCCCCTGGGAGTCGCGGTCGGCCCCCGCCCGGCTCGCCTACCGTCCGCCCCATGAGAACGACACGAGCAGCCCTCATCACCAAGACCCCTGCCCGCACACCCTCCAGCCGCACGCCCTCCGCCCGCGCGGCCCTCACCGGCGCGGCGCTCGCCGTCGCCGTGCTCGGCGTCACCGCCGGCTGCACGTCCGGCACCGCGGAGGCGGAGGGCACGGCCCCCACGGTGACCGTCACGTCCACCCCCGATCCCGTCCCGTCCGAGTCGGCGACGTCGACCGCGTCGCCGGCGGTCGAGCTCGTCCGCGAGTACCTCGACGCCGCGGCGGCCGGGGACGCGGCCGCCGCCTGGGCCCTGCTGACGCCCGAGGCGCAGGCCTTCTACCCGTCCGAGCAGCAGTTCACGTCCGCCTTCGGCCGCGACGGCACGGTGACGCCCGAGGCGGCCGGCCAGCTCGCCGGTGCGACCTTCGACGAGGCCGAGGCCCTCGAGGGCGCCGTCACCGTCGTCAGCGCGACGACCGACGCGGAGGCCGACGCGTGGGTCGTCCGCGAGTCGTCGGCGGGCCTCCGCATCGACGACGCCGGGGTGCCGTCGACCGGCGACTCCGTCTACGAGTGGACCAACCCTGCCGCAGGGGCGGAGGACGTGCAGTCCGACGCGGGCGCCGCCTCCTTCGACGACTCGGCTCCGGCCTCCCTCTCGTTCGCGTCGCCGGCCTCGGCCGACGCGACGGGGCCGTCCACGGTGGGCTACCCGACCGGCCTCTTCGCCTTCGTCGACGGGGTCGAGACGCCCGTCGACGAGCCCGTCTCGGCCGGCTCGGGCAGGGAGTTCACGATCCCGGTGGGCTCGGCCTCGACCGACGGGGCCCCACGCGGGCTGACCGTCGTGTGGCAGGTGGGCGACGCACCGGCGTCCTTCCGCAGCAGCACGGTGCTGCTCTGACGGCGACGGTGACGGCAGCGGCGGCGGCGACGGCGGCAGCTGCCGCGCCCGCCGCTGTCCGTCCGGCGCACTGACCCCCACCGTGCCCG from Frigoribacterium sp. PvP032 includes these protein-coding regions:
- a CDS encoding homoserine dehydrogenase, which translates into the protein MILHSTSRRATQARETPVRVLLTGANGGYGRTLLDQLRRLDDMVATQLVDPDVAGTTRMLDELGVPADRVATPSTVAETAAALAAGQVAVIADGAAVDWSAADVLVEATGRIEAGHGYADTALDHGVHVVMVSKEIESVAGVALSAKARAAGLRYLPGDGDQPANLLRLVAWVLDCGFDIVALGKSSEYDLAFDPATGVVDQAGTTIDAPGLADLLELGDRPLDTVEARAGQVASLKRSAAADHCEMTVVSLYTGAHADVEGMHYPVARPHELADLYATREDGGLIGRTGSVDVFSMLRLPGEASFAGGVFVVVRTGDPVTWETLRGKGHVVSRDGRYACIYWPYHFMGVETPLTIAAAVDGGSSVAEPRQHTVLAARSSSALAAGTTFRVEGHHHEIAGVAPVIVDPDDHGVAPYYLLSGARLVADVAPGELVRLDDLADVPAAALAAYRTGLALGA
- a CDS encoding SLC13 family permease; protein product: MSVEIIALIVLVAVFTISAVRNVHMGALALVAALVVGVLVVGESLDDVLGGFPVDALLILLGITYLFGIARVTGTIDWLVDRSVRLIGDRVALIPWAMFVIGTLVACLGTSHAAFTIVPIAMSLAHKHKIHSTMMGIVMSSAIVGGALAPTSINGITVMTVARTAGIPYDPALMFGLSIGINTLVVLVAFFLFGGRELIARTRAAGAAAAAAGGSGRSGSGSGSGSSRRRAGGPGIGGSGLATTVATSEGAVGAPATSAERADAGAAGSAASSSATSTATATAASSTGAVSLDAAPSDKLSGYQLLVLVSIPVLIVGFFTITLLDVDLNLGAVALTIAVLLAFVNPDVGRQALGRIDWGTILLLGGIITYVGVLTRLGAIDQLGEAARSVDSPLLAALVICVIAGLVSAFASTIGILGALIPLAVPLLIPGGGLEMTGFIYALAISASLVDCAPFGTTGATIVASGVEEERPRLYRHLMLWGLSMVIIGPVVTLLLFVVPFLWA
- a CDS encoding TetR/AcrR family transcriptional regulator, coding for MSTTGSAPTKRPPRAEVRERLIEAASRLFARHGVHTTTLDDVARAAGFSKGAVYSNFDSKADLVVTLLRRETDGALRALHEMRVPGTDLPDLPATIRAAFAPYGPGTADDFSLMSEIRSQALADPRVMEVFVEQRRAVLDTLRGLVEQVFQGRTPDATGLSSDQLARLLITISVGSAFDAPATGDVAPGDLMGDVVAALLRPVTGGSPAA
- a CDS encoding PLD nuclease N-terminal domain-containing protein — protein: MYVLFTVAMFAVSLIALVDIVSRDDSQVRGLPKLVWVLLVIFVPLLGSALWFIVGHDWSAARGGGSSGAGSLGGLSFGDPRRAERLGSGGSRRASSWSSQPTAPRQKTTEEQLADLDREIEFHEQQARLRALEVEVEKRKRLE
- the ald gene encoding alanine dehydrogenase, with translation MRVGVPTEIKNNENRVALTPAGADALVRRGHEVLVQAGAGLGSRIHDDDFAAVGATIVDTADEVWSGADLLLKVKEPISSEHRHLRADQVVFTYLHLAADRALTEALVTSGTTAIAYETVQLPDRSLPLLQPMSEVAGRLSITVGAYHLMRASGGRGTLLGGVPGTPSAKVVVIGGGVAGEHAAANALGLGADVTVVDLSLPRLRALETRFDGRVATRHSSPFEIAAQVREADLVIGSVLIPGAAAPKLVTDEMVATMKPGAVLVDIAIDQGGCFEGSRPTTHDDPTFAVHDTVYYCVANMPGAVPETSTRALTNATLPYVVALADQGWEAATAADPALAAGLNVVAGAVVAPGVAAALGMPLGALPARR
- a CDS encoding Lrp/AsnC family transcriptional regulator, producing MAPSDPREDVPASAGPNDLRASGPLDELDLRLLDVLGTDARISNAALAAAVGIAPSTAHVRLRSLIDRGVVTGFLTSIDQRSLGLPLQAIVGVTLRPGSRQAAITAFSEAVRSLPQVLQVFFLGGHDDFIVHIAVADSSEIRTFVVDHLSAQPSVASTRTSIVFDYHRNGVAASFR